In Carnobacteriaceae bacterium zg-84, the genomic window AATAGTGTAATTGCTGACTAAAAAGCGGAAATGTATGAGGTAAGACAGCTTCTTCGTTATAACAAGGAATAACAATATATAATATTGGATTTTCCACTACTATCCTTTATTTTTATTATCTTCCAATACTAGAAAACAAAAAACGACCAAAATTTTTTAATAACAATATTGATAGTACTATTCAAATAATAGATTTTTTCTATTTAGACGAAAATCATTATATCATATTCAGCTTAAAAATTTAACCAAAAGTAATTATGGTTGTATAATTTTTAGGGTTAATGGCATAAGCCAGCAACCCTAATTTCATGTAGACAAAAAGGCAATTTTCTCTTAAATTAAAAGTACCACCAAATAATAAGGAGAAATTGCCTATGTCTAATATAACAGAAATCTTACTACAATTAAAGGATAAAAACATCACATTTGATCATAAGTAAATTATATAATTAAGTTAGTGTATAGTTGCCAAATATTTATAATATACTATCTTATAAAATATTTTAAAAAGTTTAACAACTATTTAACACAACTTATGATAGAACTCTTATGATTCAATAAATCTACTACTTACAATAACACTCACAATTATTTAAAAAACCAACGCTGTATATCATTAAACGTTACGGCAACCATGAGTAATACTAATAATCCTGCAAATACCAATGTAATCATGGTTTCTTTTTCTTTACTAATTGGTTTCCCACGCAATAATTCTAGTATATTCAATACGATTTTCCCACCGTCTAATGCTGGAATTGGCAATAAGTTCATCACACCTAAATTCACACTAATCGCAGCCATAAACATTAAAACAGACATTATACCACCTTGAGTGGCTTGCCCACTTGCTTGAGCAATTGCTACTGGTCCTCCAAATTGTTGAATATCAAATCCTGTTTTGAAAAATCCAGCTAGAGTTGACCAAATACCTGTAGCAATTTCCCATGTTCTTGTGAAACCATACGCCAAAATTGACGTTACAGAAGCATCTTTTTCTTGTTGGAATGTAACACCAATGACATTATTTTGAAACGGTACAGTGTATGTCACCATCTCATGATTTTCTTTTTCCACTATCAATTCAACTTGTGTTTGTGTTTTTTTCGCTTCAGATAGTCTTTGGTATAATTCTGCCCCATTTTTCGTTTCTTGATGATCTACCTGTGTGATACTGTCCCCTGTACGAATACCGGCTTGATACGCAGGTGTGTTTTCCATAACATTTACTTTATTCAATAAATGAGGAATACCACCATTCATAAATCCAACTAAAATAAATAGTAAAATACCTAATATAAAATTGTTTAATGGTCCACCAAAATTAACAAGAATACGGCGAAAAATACTTGCTTGTTCAAACTGTTTTTCTAGTGGTGCTACTTGTATTTCAGTTCCGTTTTCTTCGATATACGTTGCCTCTTTTGAAACAGAAAAAGTACTATCTGTATCTTGCCCTGCTAGACGACCTATTAAAAGCATTTCTTTTTCTAAATCGGCTTGACGCACTTCAAAAGGTACTGCTTTATCCAATCTTGTTTTAGCGCATGTATTAATGCATGTCACTATATTGTCTTGATTGAGTACAATACTAATCAACTGTCCTGCTTTTAAGGGTTCAACATCATCACCATATCCTGCTAAACGAACATATCCCCCAACAGGCAATGCGCGAATAGTATATGTTGTCCCATTTTTCTTTGTGGCAAAAATTTTAGGTCCCATACCAATCGCAAATTCTCGAACAAGAATACCTGAACGTTTTGCAAAATAAAAATGACCAAATTCATGAATGGTGACTATCACCCCAAAAACAAGTAAAAATACAATAATTTGCATGAAAAACCTCCTTTTATCTTATATTAAGCAAATTAAAATAATGTGACACGCTACCACCCCAAAAAGTGTGCTATCAAATCTATCTAACACACCACCATGACCGGGTAGTATATTTCCTGAATCTTTAACATGGTAAAATCGTTTTAAAGCAGACTCAACTAAATCTCCCATTTGTCCTGCTAACGAAACACCAAATGCCAATAAAATCGTCCCTAGAAAATCTAGTGAAAGTGTCGCAAATGGTTGATGTATCGCAACAAAAATGAGTGCATATAAAACAGCAAGTGCCGTTCCACCAACAGATCCTTCAATCGATTTATTAGGACTAATATGTGGGGCTAAACGGTGTTTCCCAAAACGTCTTCCTACAAAGTACGCACCTGAATCAGTTATCCAGCCAATAGAAAAAATGAACAAAATCGCAACAAATCCATACTCTCTAAGAATAAGTACATGGTGTGCACCTAATCCAATATATAAAGCTGCGAGCGAAACTATACCTACTTTTTCAAATGAAAATTCATTTTTAGAAAAAACGGTTAAAACGAGTAACGCAAAGGAGCATAGACATAGCCAAAGTAAAGGTGTCATACGGAAATAATTGTAGTAAGTAATTGGAATGGTTAAGCCAATCGTTGCCAACAATCCAATAATCACTTCCGGAGAAGGTATTTTTATTTTTGCCATATGCATAATTTCCATAAAACAAATAGTAGCTAGTCCTACAATAGAAAGCTGGAACGTTAATCCTCCAAAATATAATAATGGCAGACCTATCGCCAAAATGACAAGCGCTGTTATAATTCTTAACTTCAAGACATTTCCTCCTACAATCCTCCAAAACGTCGATGCCGTTTTTGATATATTGCGAACGCTTTTTCTAATTCTTGTTCTTTAAAATCAGGCCAAAATACATCTGTAAAATAAAATTCACTATAAGCGATTTGCCATAACATAAAATTACTAATGCGCTCTTCGCCACTGGTACGAATTAACAAATCCGGCTCTGCATACTCGCCTAATTGTTTGGACCATAAATAATCTGACACAATCTCTTCGTTAATTTCTTCTACTTTATCATGATATTCAATACTTATTTTTTTTATCGCAGCAATTATTTCCGCACGGGACCCATAATTTAATGCAAAATTTAAAATCATACCGTCATTCTGCTTTGTCTGCTCCACAGCATCCAAAACAGCTTTTTGCGTCTTTTCGGGTAATTGCTCAATAAATCCCGTTGTCATTACTCGAATATTATTTTCATTTAATTGTGGAATAAATGTACTAAAAAAATCAATCGGTAATTTCATTAAAAAAGATACCTCATCGTGAGGTCTTTTCCAATTTTCTGTTGAAAAAGCATATAAAGACAATACTTTAACACCTAATTTTTTCGCATGCAATGCAATCGTTTTAACTGTTTGCATACCTTCTTTATGCCCAGCTACACGAGGTAACATACGTTGTTGTGCCCAACGACCATTTCCATCCATAATAATGGCCACATGATTAGGAACACCTTGCTTTTCATCAAACGATATTTTTTCTTCATTATTTTGTTTCTTTTTGAAAAAAAACATATCCTCACCTATTTTCTCAAGATTTCACTACTTTTCTTATTGTAACATAAAACAAAAATAATCGTACACCTTTGGCATATTCTTAATAGATAATCTTTACTTAATTCTCTTTATTCTGTAAA contains:
- a CDS encoding phosphatidate cytidylyltransferase, producing the protein MKLRIITALVILAIGLPLLYFGGLTFQLSIVGLATICFMEIMHMAKIKIPSPEVIIGLLATIGLTIPITYYNYFRMTPLLWLCLCSFALLVLTVFSKNEFSFEKVGIVSLAALYIGLGAHHVLILREYGFVAILFIFSIGWITDSGAYFVGRRFGKHRLAPHISPNKSIEGSVGGTALAVLYALIFVAIHQPFATLSLDFLGTILLAFGVSLAGQMGDLVESALKRFYHVKDSGNILPGHGGVLDRFDSTLFGVVACHIILICLI
- the rseP gene encoding RIP metalloprotease RseP gives rise to the protein MQIIVFLLVFGVIVTIHEFGHFYFAKRSGILVREFAIGMGPKIFATKKNGTTYTIRALPVGGYVRLAGYGDDVEPLKAGQLISIVLNQDNIVTCINTCAKTRLDKAVPFEVRQADLEKEMLLIGRLAGQDTDSTFSVSKEATYIEENGTEIQVAPLEKQFEQASIFRRILVNFGGPLNNFILGILLFILVGFMNGGIPHLLNKVNVMENTPAYQAGIRTGDSITQVDHQETKNGAELYQRLSEAKKTQTQVELIVEKENHEMVTYTVPFQNNVIGVTFQQEKDASVTSILAYGFTRTWEIATGIWSTLAGFFKTGFDIQQFGGPVAIAQASGQATQGGIMSVLMFMAAISVNLGVMNLLPIPALDGGKIVLNILELLRGKPISKEKETMITLVFAGLLVLLMVAVTFNDIQRWFFK
- a CDS encoding isoprenyl transferase, with protein sequence MFFFKKKQNNEEKISFDEKQGVPNHVAIIMDGNGRWAQQRMLPRVAGHKEGMQTVKTIALHAKKLGVKVLSLYAFSTENWKRPHDEVSFLMKLPIDFFSTFIPQLNENNIRVMTTGFIEQLPEKTQKAVLDAVEQTKQNDGMILNFALNYGSRAEIIAAIKKISIEYHDKVEEINEEIVSDYLWSKQLGEYAEPDLLIRTSGEERISNFMLWQIAYSEFYFTDVFWPDFKEQELEKAFAIYQKRHRRFGGL